A stretch of Bombus vancouverensis nearcticus chromosome 13, iyBomVanc1_principal, whole genome shotgun sequence DNA encodes these proteins:
- the LOC117163615 gene encoding uncharacterized protein LOC117163615 isoform X1: MSGDMFEGKDYPTQWALNPSAYQNMSNDQVDWAALAQQWIKMKETVVPPAPPPPTINPICPGTDGSGEAPMDMDTKEDDVPPAPPAPTISGSAEAWNQWTQWGHWNTSGSGAGTWEWTGVPPPGVSIGSDGKPMGIPTVPVIPPAPTISTTSEFSVPPPATPSLYSYNSVPPTQPYSQVNSYWSGEPPTTIPPQPPPFMKGVRHANRGSHMRPMDTVRCREDREKTPEEDTTTTIDAAKRRQLPAWIREGLEKMEKEKQKAVERERQEILRKQELEARKQAEDEARAVLNPSKSKFDSDSEKETEQEDEGVRNQQVTEKNFERTPDILLRPRKSRFRDADSPDAHTHTDRSPTTSSATITTPKRTREEILQDVMLKVRRSLTEILLEVTNEEIGSICREVWSRTRAKVPAGETPVASLNNMAPLAQITRKLGLGIYGDSNSESEEEQNEHVQAQNNDSDDELIETVKRRQQAFKKTEEEIEARLAEEDEREEQRYEEQYNKQQENHTGNTSCKDSVDEKETINNQREASETLSSGGQSPQQQIVPPDMAKTNTPSGSADSESSSSESTSSDSSRNSLKKKRSSKVRDREYRKRKSKSRSKSRGRKSRSRSSERGHKRKSRSRSIKSRKEYRSRSSSNYRSSKKHRSRSRNRKRRRSRSRSCRRSRSSSATRKWSRSRSRGKRKSRSHSRGRRRSRSYSTRRSKSRTRDKKRSKSRSRARDRSRTRSKERKRSQSYVSRSKRRTRSRSRDHRKSRSRSRQSNHRDGKKSSSHRYRN, encoded by the exons ATGAGTGGAGATATGTTTGAGGGAAAGGATTACCCAACCCAATGGGCATTAAATCCTTCCGCTTACCAAAATATGAGTAACGATCAAG TTGATTGGGCAGCATTAGCTCAGCAATGGATCAAAATGAAAGAGACTGTAGTGCCACCAGCACCACCTCCGCCTACTATTAATCCTATATGCCCTGGTACTGATGGTAGCGGAGAAGCTCCAATGGATATGGATACGAAAGAAGATGATGTACCGCCAGCACCACCTGCACCAACAATTAGTGGATCGG CTGAAGCTTGGAATCAGTGGACTCAATGGGGCCATTGGAATACCTCAGGTTCTGGTGCAGGTACTTGGGAATGGACTGGTGTACCTCCCCCTGGTGTTTCTATAGGGTCTGATGGAAAACCTATGGGAATTCCAACAGTGCCTGTTATTCCACCTGCTCCAACTATATCTACAACATCAGAATTTAGTGTGCCACCACCAGCAACACCATCGTTGTATTCTTATAATTCAGTACCTCCAACACAACCTTATAGTCAG GTAAATAGTTATTGGTCTGGAGAGCCACCTACTACGATACCTCCTCAGCCACCTCCTTTCATGAAAGGTGTCAGACATGCAAATAGAGGATCACATATGAGGCCCATGGATACAGTAAGGTGTCGTGAAGATAGGGAAAAAACACCTGAGGAAGATACAACAACAACCATAG ACGCGGCAAAACGTAGACAATTGCCAGCATGGATTAGGGAAGGTttagaaaaaatggaaaaagagaaacagaaagcTGTTGAGAGAGAAAGGCAAGAGATACTAAGGAAACAAGAATTAGAAGCCCGAAAGCAAGCCGAGGACGAAGCTAGGGCTGTACTGAATCCTTCTAAAAGTAAATTT GATTCTGATTCCGAAAAGGAAACGGAACAAGAAGACGAGGGGGTACGTAATCAACAGGTGACTGAAAAGAATTTCGAACGTACCCCAGACATACTTCTTCGCCCACGAAAATCACGATTTCGAGATGCAGACTCTCCAGATGCGCATACGCATACAGATAGAAGCCCAACCACGTCTAGCGCGACTATAACCACtccgaaacgaacgagagagGAGATACTACAGGATGTG ATGTTAAAGGTACGGAGATCGCTGACGGAAATTCTTCTGGAGGTAACGAACGAAGAAATCGGTTCTATATGCAGAGAGGTTTGGAGCCGCACACGTGCCAAAG TCCCTGCAGGAGAGACCCCCGTCGCATCCCTCAACAACATGGCCCCTCTTGCTCAGATCACTCGTAAGCTTG GTCTGGGCATCTATGGCGACAGCAACAGCGAGTCTGAGGAGGAGCAGAACGAACACGTCCAGGCTCAAAACAATGATAGCGACGACGAGCTTATA GAAACGGTGAAACGGCGGCAACAAGCGTTCAAAAAGACGGAGGAGGAAATCGAGGCGCGTCTGGCGGAGGAGGATGAGAGAGAAGAGCAACGTTACGAGGAGCAGTATAATAAACAACAGGAAAATCATACTGGTAATACAAGCTGCAAAGATTCAG TTgatgaaaaagaaacgataaataATCAAAGAGAAGCGTCTGAAACTTTGTCGAGCGGCGGACAAAGTCCACAGCAACAAATAGTGCCGCCTGATATGGCAAAGACCAATACTCCATCGGGGTCAGCCGATTCCGAATCTAGCAGTTCAGAGTCTACGAGCTCTGACTCGAGTCGTAACTCGTTGAAGAAGAAAAGATCGAGCAAAGTTCGTGATCGTGAATaccgaaaaaggaaatcaaaaAGTAGAAGTAAATCGAGAGGCAGAAAGTCTCGATCTCGTTCTTCCGAGCGTGGCCACAAACGCAAGTCCAGGTCTAGATCGATAAAGTCTCGTAAAGAATATCGTTCAAGGTCTTCGAGCAATTATAGGTCCAGCAAGAAGCACAGATCGAGATCGAGAAATCGTAAACGGCGTAGATCTCGCTCGAGAAGCTGTCGTAGATCTAGATCCAGCTCGGCCACCAGGAAATGGTCGCGATCACGTTCCAGGGGAAAAAGGAAATCACGTTCTCATTCGAGAGGTAGAAGAAGAAGTCGGTCCTATTCTACGAGACGCAGTAAATCTCGTACCAGGGATAAGAAGAGATCAAAATCACGATCCAGGGCTAGAGACAGATCCCGAACGCGTTCCAAGGAACGAAAACGCTCGCAATCTTACGTTTCTAGGAGCAAGAGAAGGACACGATCTAGATCTAGGGATCATAGAAAATCACGATCGAGATCAAGGCAGTCGAATCATCGGGACGGTAAGAAGTCGTCGTCTCATCGGTACAGGAATTGA
- the LOC117163615 gene encoding uncharacterized protein LOC117163615 isoform X2, which yields MSGDMFEGKDYPTQWALNPSAYQNMSNDQVDWAALAQQWIKMKETVVPPAPPPPTINPICPGTDGSGEAPMDMDTKEDDVPPAPPAPTISGSAEAWNQWTQWGHWNTSGSGAGTWEWTGVPPPGVSIGSDGKPMGIPTVPVIPPAPTISTTSEFSVPPPATPSLYSYNSVPPTQPYSQVNSYWSGEPPTTIPPQPPPFMKGVRHANRGSHMRPMDTVRCREDREKTPEEDTTTTIDAAKRRQLPAWIREGLEKMEKEKQKAVERERQEILRKQELEARKQAEDEARAVLNPSKSKFDSDSEKETEQEDEGVRNQQVTEKNFERTPDILLRPRKSRFRDADSPDAHTHTDRSPTTSSATITTPKRTREEILQDVMLKVRRSLTEILLEVTNEEIGSICREVWSRTRAKGLGIYGDSNSESEEEQNEHVQAQNNDSDDELIETVKRRQQAFKKTEEEIEARLAEEDEREEQRYEEQYNKQQENHTGNTSCKDSVDEKETINNQREASETLSSGGQSPQQQIVPPDMAKTNTPSGSADSESSSSESTSSDSSRNSLKKKRSSKVRDREYRKRKSKSRSKSRGRKSRSRSSERGHKRKSRSRSIKSRKEYRSRSSSNYRSSKKHRSRSRNRKRRRSRSRSCRRSRSSSATRKWSRSRSRGKRKSRSHSRGRRRSRSYSTRRSKSRTRDKKRSKSRSRARDRSRTRSKERKRSQSYVSRSKRRTRSRSRDHRKSRSRSRQSNHRDGKKSSSHRYRN from the exons ATGAGTGGAGATATGTTTGAGGGAAAGGATTACCCAACCCAATGGGCATTAAATCCTTCCGCTTACCAAAATATGAGTAACGATCAAG TTGATTGGGCAGCATTAGCTCAGCAATGGATCAAAATGAAAGAGACTGTAGTGCCACCAGCACCACCTCCGCCTACTATTAATCCTATATGCCCTGGTACTGATGGTAGCGGAGAAGCTCCAATGGATATGGATACGAAAGAAGATGATGTACCGCCAGCACCACCTGCACCAACAATTAGTGGATCGG CTGAAGCTTGGAATCAGTGGACTCAATGGGGCCATTGGAATACCTCAGGTTCTGGTGCAGGTACTTGGGAATGGACTGGTGTACCTCCCCCTGGTGTTTCTATAGGGTCTGATGGAAAACCTATGGGAATTCCAACAGTGCCTGTTATTCCACCTGCTCCAACTATATCTACAACATCAGAATTTAGTGTGCCACCACCAGCAACACCATCGTTGTATTCTTATAATTCAGTACCTCCAACACAACCTTATAGTCAG GTAAATAGTTATTGGTCTGGAGAGCCACCTACTACGATACCTCCTCAGCCACCTCCTTTCATGAAAGGTGTCAGACATGCAAATAGAGGATCACATATGAGGCCCATGGATACAGTAAGGTGTCGTGAAGATAGGGAAAAAACACCTGAGGAAGATACAACAACAACCATAG ACGCGGCAAAACGTAGACAATTGCCAGCATGGATTAGGGAAGGTttagaaaaaatggaaaaagagaaacagaaagcTGTTGAGAGAGAAAGGCAAGAGATACTAAGGAAACAAGAATTAGAAGCCCGAAAGCAAGCCGAGGACGAAGCTAGGGCTGTACTGAATCCTTCTAAAAGTAAATTT GATTCTGATTCCGAAAAGGAAACGGAACAAGAAGACGAGGGGGTACGTAATCAACAGGTGACTGAAAAGAATTTCGAACGTACCCCAGACATACTTCTTCGCCCACGAAAATCACGATTTCGAGATGCAGACTCTCCAGATGCGCATACGCATACAGATAGAAGCCCAACCACGTCTAGCGCGACTATAACCACtccgaaacgaacgagagagGAGATACTACAGGATGTG ATGTTAAAGGTACGGAGATCGCTGACGGAAATTCTTCTGGAGGTAACGAACGAAGAAATCGGTTCTATATGCAGAGAGGTTTGGAGCCGCACACGTGCCAAAG GTCTGGGCATCTATGGCGACAGCAACAGCGAGTCTGAGGAGGAGCAGAACGAACACGTCCAGGCTCAAAACAATGATAGCGACGACGAGCTTATA GAAACGGTGAAACGGCGGCAACAAGCGTTCAAAAAGACGGAGGAGGAAATCGAGGCGCGTCTGGCGGAGGAGGATGAGAGAGAAGAGCAACGTTACGAGGAGCAGTATAATAAACAACAGGAAAATCATACTGGTAATACAAGCTGCAAAGATTCAG TTgatgaaaaagaaacgataaataATCAAAGAGAAGCGTCTGAAACTTTGTCGAGCGGCGGACAAAGTCCACAGCAACAAATAGTGCCGCCTGATATGGCAAAGACCAATACTCCATCGGGGTCAGCCGATTCCGAATCTAGCAGTTCAGAGTCTACGAGCTCTGACTCGAGTCGTAACTCGTTGAAGAAGAAAAGATCGAGCAAAGTTCGTGATCGTGAATaccgaaaaaggaaatcaaaaAGTAGAAGTAAATCGAGAGGCAGAAAGTCTCGATCTCGTTCTTCCGAGCGTGGCCACAAACGCAAGTCCAGGTCTAGATCGATAAAGTCTCGTAAAGAATATCGTTCAAGGTCTTCGAGCAATTATAGGTCCAGCAAGAAGCACAGATCGAGATCGAGAAATCGTAAACGGCGTAGATCTCGCTCGAGAAGCTGTCGTAGATCTAGATCCAGCTCGGCCACCAGGAAATGGTCGCGATCACGTTCCAGGGGAAAAAGGAAATCACGTTCTCATTCGAGAGGTAGAAGAAGAAGTCGGTCCTATTCTACGAGACGCAGTAAATCTCGTACCAGGGATAAGAAGAGATCAAAATCACGATCCAGGGCTAGAGACAGATCCCGAACGCGTTCCAAGGAACGAAAACGCTCGCAATCTTACGTTTCTAGGAGCAAGAGAAGGACACGATCTAGATCTAGGGATCATAGAAAATCACGATCGAGATCAAGGCAGTCGAATCATCGGGACGGTAAGAAGTCGTCGTCTCATCGGTACAGGAATTGA
- the LOC117163615 gene encoding uncharacterized protein LOC117163615 isoform X3, producing the protein MGIPTVPVIPPAPTISTTSEFSVPPPATPSLYSYNSVPPTQPYSQVNSYWSGEPPTTIPPQPPPFMKGVRHANRGSHMRPMDTVRCREDREKTPEEDTTTTIDAAKRRQLPAWIREGLEKMEKEKQKAVERERQEILRKQELEARKQAEDEARAVLNPSKSKFDSDSEKETEQEDEGVRNQQVTEKNFERTPDILLRPRKSRFRDADSPDAHTHTDRSPTTSSATITTPKRTREEILQDVMLKVRRSLTEILLEVTNEEIGSICREVWSRTRAKVPAGETPVASLNNMAPLAQITRKLGLGIYGDSNSESEEEQNEHVQAQNNDSDDELIETVKRRQQAFKKTEEEIEARLAEEDEREEQRYEEQYNKQQENHTGNTSCKDSVDEKETINNQREASETLSSGGQSPQQQIVPPDMAKTNTPSGSADSESSSSESTSSDSSRNSLKKKRSSKVRDREYRKRKSKSRSKSRGRKSRSRSSERGHKRKSRSRSIKSRKEYRSRSSSNYRSSKKHRSRSRNRKRRRSRSRSCRRSRSSSATRKWSRSRSRGKRKSRSHSRGRRRSRSYSTRRSKSRTRDKKRSKSRSRARDRSRTRSKERKRSQSYVSRSKRRTRSRSRDHRKSRSRSRQSNHRDGKKSSSHRYRN; encoded by the exons ATGGGAATTCCAACAGTGCCTGTTATTCCACCTGCTCCAACTATATCTACAACATCAGAATTTAGTGTGCCACCACCAGCAACACCATCGTTGTATTCTTATAATTCAGTACCTCCAACACAACCTTATAGTCAG GTAAATAGTTATTGGTCTGGAGAGCCACCTACTACGATACCTCCTCAGCCACCTCCTTTCATGAAAGGTGTCAGACATGCAAATAGAGGATCACATATGAGGCCCATGGATACAGTAAGGTGTCGTGAAGATAGGGAAAAAACACCTGAGGAAGATACAACAACAACCATAG ACGCGGCAAAACGTAGACAATTGCCAGCATGGATTAGGGAAGGTttagaaaaaatggaaaaagagaaacagaaagcTGTTGAGAGAGAAAGGCAAGAGATACTAAGGAAACAAGAATTAGAAGCCCGAAAGCAAGCCGAGGACGAAGCTAGGGCTGTACTGAATCCTTCTAAAAGTAAATTT GATTCTGATTCCGAAAAGGAAACGGAACAAGAAGACGAGGGGGTACGTAATCAACAGGTGACTGAAAAGAATTTCGAACGTACCCCAGACATACTTCTTCGCCCACGAAAATCACGATTTCGAGATGCAGACTCTCCAGATGCGCATACGCATACAGATAGAAGCCCAACCACGTCTAGCGCGACTATAACCACtccgaaacgaacgagagagGAGATACTACAGGATGTG ATGTTAAAGGTACGGAGATCGCTGACGGAAATTCTTCTGGAGGTAACGAACGAAGAAATCGGTTCTATATGCAGAGAGGTTTGGAGCCGCACACGTGCCAAAG TCCCTGCAGGAGAGACCCCCGTCGCATCCCTCAACAACATGGCCCCTCTTGCTCAGATCACTCGTAAGCTTG GTCTGGGCATCTATGGCGACAGCAACAGCGAGTCTGAGGAGGAGCAGAACGAACACGTCCAGGCTCAAAACAATGATAGCGACGACGAGCTTATA GAAACGGTGAAACGGCGGCAACAAGCGTTCAAAAAGACGGAGGAGGAAATCGAGGCGCGTCTGGCGGAGGAGGATGAGAGAGAAGAGCAACGTTACGAGGAGCAGTATAATAAACAACAGGAAAATCATACTGGTAATACAAGCTGCAAAGATTCAG TTgatgaaaaagaaacgataaataATCAAAGAGAAGCGTCTGAAACTTTGTCGAGCGGCGGACAAAGTCCACAGCAACAAATAGTGCCGCCTGATATGGCAAAGACCAATACTCCATCGGGGTCAGCCGATTCCGAATCTAGCAGTTCAGAGTCTACGAGCTCTGACTCGAGTCGTAACTCGTTGAAGAAGAAAAGATCGAGCAAAGTTCGTGATCGTGAATaccgaaaaaggaaatcaaaaAGTAGAAGTAAATCGAGAGGCAGAAAGTCTCGATCTCGTTCTTCCGAGCGTGGCCACAAACGCAAGTCCAGGTCTAGATCGATAAAGTCTCGTAAAGAATATCGTTCAAGGTCTTCGAGCAATTATAGGTCCAGCAAGAAGCACAGATCGAGATCGAGAAATCGTAAACGGCGTAGATCTCGCTCGAGAAGCTGTCGTAGATCTAGATCCAGCTCGGCCACCAGGAAATGGTCGCGATCACGTTCCAGGGGAAAAAGGAAATCACGTTCTCATTCGAGAGGTAGAAGAAGAAGTCGGTCCTATTCTACGAGACGCAGTAAATCTCGTACCAGGGATAAGAAGAGATCAAAATCACGATCCAGGGCTAGAGACAGATCCCGAACGCGTTCCAAGGAACGAAAACGCTCGCAATCTTACGTTTCTAGGAGCAAGAGAAGGACACGATCTAGATCTAGGGATCATAGAAAATCACGATCGAGATCAAGGCAGTCGAATCATCGGGACGGTAAGAAGTCGTCGTCTCATCGGTACAGGAATTGA